Proteins encoded by one window of Gemmatimonadota bacterium:
- a CDS encoding M48 family metalloprotease: MNNIKTFVLLAGLLSLCLVVGQLLGGAGGLVIGGGLGLIMTFSSYWFSDKMVLKGYGAKLVTAVEAPDLFAMVDRLRTRAGLPMPRLAIVPNQQPNAFATGRNAHHAIVAVTEGALRLLPPDELEGVLAHELAHIKNSDMLIGTVAAGIAAMLSVVPYLLMFGRGRDDEEGGGWGGMILLVLSPILATIMQLAISRQREFEADRVGAEIAGRAKPLAQALTRLDAIAQQIPMDVSPSLAPLAQVNPLAGVGGISKLFSTHPPTEERVRALLAMDGGR, encoded by the coding sequence GTGAACAACATCAAGACCTTCGTCCTGCTCGCCGGACTGCTCTCCCTCTGCCTCGTCGTCGGGCAACTGCTCGGTGGTGCCGGCGGGCTCGTCATCGGCGGCGGCCTCGGCCTGATCATGACCTTCAGCTCGTACTGGTTCTCCGACAAGATGGTGCTCAAGGGATACGGGGCGAAGCTGGTGACCGCGGTAGAGGCACCCGATCTCTTCGCGATGGTCGATCGGCTGCGCACGCGCGCCGGCCTGCCGATGCCGCGCCTCGCGATTGTTCCCAATCAGCAGCCGAATGCCTTCGCGACCGGACGCAACGCGCACCACGCCATTGTTGCCGTCACTGAGGGCGCCCTGCGCCTGCTGCCGCCCGACGAACTCGAGGGCGTGCTTGCGCACGAACTCGCGCACATCAAGAACAGTGACATGCTCATCGGCACCGTCGCAGCAGGGATCGCCGCGATGCTGTCGGTAGTGCCCTACCTGCTGATGTTCGGACGCGGGCGGGACGACGAGGAAGGCGGCGGCTGGGGCGGGATGATCCTGCTGGTGCTCTCACCCATTCTCGCGACGATCATGCAACTCGCGATCTCGCGCCAGCGCGAGTTCGAGGCCGACCGCGTTGGCGCCGAGATCGCCGGCCGGGCGAAGCCGCTGGCGCAGGCGCTCACCCGGCTCGACGCCATCGCGCAGCAGATCCCGATGGATGTGTCGCCCTCACTGGCGCCGCTCGCCCAGGTCAACCCGCTCGCCGGCGTCGGTGGGATCTCCAAGCTCTTCTCGACCCATCCGCCGACCGAAGAGCGCGTCCGCGCCCTGCTCGCGATGGACGGAGGACGGTAA
- a CDS encoding AAA family ATPase, which produces MPAVPPFQLITLGRLALLDHEGRDLLPRDVAKPLALLAYLAAAPGRRCSRERLVDLFWGDSALEQGRASLRQVVYRLREVLGDAALANDGTDLRLTQELHTDRDSFLCALEQGQLEPALALYQGAYVTQFVSRGTSQFEQWRDQEQDRLHDLFTNTVDVAGERALAAGHAAEASALARRVLDDYPLDERGWRLRLQAEQLAGSSIHLAASIAELRRRFAAEGWQPQPRTLQLVASLEQIRRSSHDASGGVLLEADLVGRGAVMAAMYEQWKGVARHGGAHIHLVGGAGLGKSRVLDDFAVRLKSERGRVAVVGAYPRQHFVPGAMLAAAISSLAELSGTGGITPESARILIDLQPTVSARFPAAAAPTSSPARASDPIAGEAIHDLLDNASHNGPVCLIFDDAHWWDDLSRRVIEAAIERLGERPILVVTASRPGASEISTGLGHERIELLRWTDAEVGTLLQSIGRIDESEVTITVASALCVAAEGVPLLVLEAIRLGLDRALISLRDQRWHFEHLNDFLTLLRPGQLLRERASTLTPRQRHLLLMVWLLESEVTESEHATIDPDASHAMLPELERLGFLSSSACGWKIAHDAIGEAIENTADHAALRAAHRDAGRLVLQRGDQPALLLQVAKHAIESGDHALQHEVALRWLRYRRAGRATDSAPRLLTEVFPPEVPSSAIRALTRNLPGDLRRRPWSARRLAPIWAVAGAAVALAAFTVFERTPIPDATLGVYGVAASGRPVDHRLALRHDGWGTPAGFTISSRSDKELAPWGSTPAESLSNGPIGDPSGERWIFARTRSDSNGPTELVLQSGATERVIASAPGDDALSAWSPDGRFVVFQSNRWTTGPSANFDLSIVDLTSNHVRRLTADAADEVTPSWSPDGSRIAYVKRSALAAGDSVCWIGVDGRRGVCRSVSDRAIGAVLGWLDAATVVVAAGSGTRCQLPALNLDSGIIDHPLPQGQCNATLSPDGSWLAWPLTNGTNPGPSRVAISSITGVAKTTEIALPTNSTGEMATYWQGPWRTHWLAQVRVRHQGDTVNVGSNYQLELRGEDQAGAAVAIPPAVVSWRSEDTTVAQVDSNGMVHPLRTGAVTIHGSAGGWRAGEVHLIIVELAPTVVYTEEWSGDWAARWHLYGDPTPVTVPSAPGRPAAFLVNGDGVYSSSGASSRRFDPRPGVALDVRLTTPITQSKWQVIRVGLSAVTGASRGGLTGKGSCTFAYPSGEGWEARTQAISPAGVVVVGNTLRSGDWYDVRVQIFPDGTCGMAINGIPVGRSETAVAPRDSVAVSIEGQTVGSQLLVGPLKVWSGVPGDIDWSKLPPNPKPR; this is translated from the coding sequence ATGCCCGCGGTACCGCCCTTTCAACTGATCACCCTTGGCCGCCTCGCCCTGCTCGACCACGAGGGGCGTGACCTCCTCCCCCGCGACGTCGCCAAGCCGCTCGCCCTGCTGGCGTACCTCGCCGCCGCGCCTGGCCGCCGCTGTTCACGCGAGCGGCTCGTCGATCTCTTCTGGGGCGATTCCGCGCTCGAACAGGGCCGCGCATCACTCCGTCAGGTGGTCTACCGCCTCCGTGAGGTACTTGGCGATGCGGCCCTGGCCAACGATGGCACCGACCTCCGCCTGACTCAGGAACTCCATACCGATCGCGACAGCTTTCTCTGCGCGCTGGAACAGGGGCAACTCGAGCCCGCGTTGGCCCTCTACCAAGGCGCCTACGTCACCCAGTTCGTCTCGCGCGGCACCTCGCAGTTCGAACAGTGGCGCGATCAGGAGCAGGATCGGCTCCACGATCTCTTTACCAACACCGTCGACGTGGCCGGAGAGCGGGCCCTCGCGGCGGGGCACGCCGCGGAGGCAAGCGCGCTCGCAAGGCGCGTACTCGACGATTACCCCCTCGATGAACGCGGCTGGCGTCTCCGGCTACAAGCGGAACAACTGGCCGGCAGCAGCATCCACCTCGCCGCGAGCATCGCCGAACTGCGTCGCCGCTTCGCCGCCGAGGGGTGGCAGCCGCAGCCACGCACGCTGCAGCTGGTGGCTTCACTCGAGCAGATCCGACGCAGCTCACACGATGCGAGTGGCGGCGTGCTGCTCGAGGCGGACCTGGTGGGACGCGGAGCAGTGATGGCCGCGATGTACGAGCAGTGGAAGGGGGTTGCCCGCCACGGTGGCGCGCACATCCATCTCGTCGGCGGCGCAGGGCTCGGCAAGTCACGGGTGCTCGACGACTTTGCGGTCCGACTCAAGAGCGAGCGCGGACGCGTCGCCGTGGTTGGGGCGTACCCCCGGCAGCACTTCGTTCCGGGCGCGATGCTCGCTGCCGCCATCAGCTCCCTCGCTGAACTGTCGGGGACTGGTGGCATCACGCCCGAGTCGGCGCGCATACTCATCGACCTGCAGCCGACCGTGTCCGCACGCTTCCCCGCTGCTGCCGCGCCGACCTCGAGCCCCGCCCGGGCAAGTGACCCGATCGCGGGAGAGGCGATCCACGATCTGCTCGACAACGCCAGCCACAACGGCCCCGTCTGCCTCATCTTCGACGACGCCCACTGGTGGGACGACCTCTCGCGGCGCGTGATCGAAGCGGCGATCGAACGACTCGGCGAACGCCCCATCCTGGTGGTGACCGCATCGCGACCCGGCGCCAGCGAAATCAGCACCGGCCTCGGCCATGAGCGCATCGAACTGTTGCGTTGGACCGACGCCGAGGTCGGTACGCTGTTGCAGAGCATCGGAAGGATCGACGAATCCGAGGTTACCATCACCGTCGCCTCGGCGCTCTGTGTCGCCGCCGAAGGCGTGCCGCTGCTCGTGCTCGAAGCCATCCGTCTCGGCCTCGATCGCGCCCTCATCAGTCTGCGTGATCAGCGGTGGCACTTCGAGCATCTCAATGACTTTCTCACGCTGCTGCGTCCGGGCCAACTGCTTCGCGAACGCGCATCGACGCTCACGCCGCGGCAACGTCATCTCCTGCTGATGGTCTGGCTGCTGGAATCGGAAGTCACCGAGAGCGAACACGCCACCATCGACCCTGATGCGTCGCACGCCATGTTGCCGGAACTCGAACGGCTGGGCTTCCTCTCCTCAAGTGCCTGCGGCTGGAAGATCGCCCACGACGCGATCGGTGAGGCTATCGAGAACACGGCCGATCACGCGGCCCTCCGCGCGGCACATCGCGATGCCGGGCGCCTTGTGCTGCAACGCGGCGACCAGCCGGCGCTGCTCCTCCAGGTCGCCAAGCACGCGATCGAATCGGGTGACCACGCGTTGCAACACGAAGTCGCATTGCGGTGGCTGCGATATCGTCGCGCAGGCAGAGCTACTGATTCAGCGCCCCGCCTCTTGACGGAAGTCTTCCCCCCCGAAGTGCCGTCGTCCGCGATCCGGGCGCTCACTCGCAATCTCCCCGGCGATCTGCGCCGACGCCCATGGTCGGCACGACGGCTCGCGCCGATCTGGGCGGTCGCCGGCGCGGCGGTGGCGCTCGCCGCATTCACCGTGTTCGAGCGCACCCCGATACCCGACGCAACACTGGGCGTCTATGGCGTGGCAGCCTCGGGTCGGCCGGTCGATCACCGCCTCGCCCTGCGTCACGACGGCTGGGGCACGCCCGCCGGCTTCACGATTTCGTCGCGCTCGGACAAGGAACTCGCGCCGTGGGGGAGCACCCCGGCCGAGTCACTCAGTAACGGCCCGATCGGAGACCCCTCAGGCGAGCGATGGATCTTCGCGCGCACGCGGTCAGACTCAAACGGCCCGACCGAGCTGGTGTTGCAGTCCGGAGCGACGGAACGCGTGATCGCCTCAGCGCCCGGAGACGACGCACTCTCTGCCTGGTCGCCAGACGGACGCTTCGTGGTCTTCCAGTCGAATCGCTGGACCACCGGCCCCAGCGCCAACTTCGACTTGAGCATCGTCGACCTCACGAGCAATCACGTCCGCCGCCTCACTGCCGACGCAGCCGATGAGGTCACCCCGAGCTGGTCGCCTGACGGCTCTCGCATCGCCTACGTCAAACGCTCCGCCCTGGCCGCCGGAGACTCGGTCTGCTGGATCGGCGTCGACGGGCGACGCGGGGTGTGCCGGAGCGTGAGTGACCGCGCCATCGGTGCCGTGCTCGGCTGGCTGGATGCGGCGACGGTTGTCGTGGCCGCGGGGTCGGGGACTCGGTGCCAACTCCCGGCGCTCAATCTCGACTCCGGAATCATCGATCATCCACTGCCACAGGGACAGTGCAATGCCACGCTCTCGCCCGACGGGAGTTGGCTCGCGTGGCCCTTGACGAATGGCACAAATCCCGGCCCCTCTCGAGTCGCGATCAGCTCCATCACCGGAGTCGCGAAGACCACCGAGATCGCCTTGCCCACCAACTCGACTGGAGAAATGGCCACCTATTGGCAGGGGCCGTGGCGCACGCATTGGCTCGCTCAGGTGCGTGTCCGCCATCAGGGCGATACGGTCAATGTCGGCTCGAATTATCAGCTCGAACTCCGCGGTGAAGACCAGGCGGGAGCCGCGGTGGCGATTCCGCCCGCAGTCGTGTCGTGGCGATCGGAAGACACCACTGTGGCGCAAGTGGATTCAAACGGGATGGTCCATCCTCTGCGCACCGGGGCGGTGACCATCCACGGATCCGCTGGGGGCTGGCGGGCGGGGGAGGTGCACCTGATCATCGTCGAGCTCGCGCCGACAGTGGTCTATACCGAGGAATGGTCGGGTGACTGGGCGGCCCGATGGCATTTATATGGCGACCCAACACCCGTCACGGTTCCGAGCGCCCCGGGTCGTCCCGCGGCATTTCTCGTCAACGGTGATGGGGTCTACTCTAGCTCGGGCGCTTCGTCGCGACGATTTGATCCGCGGCCCGGAGTGGCGCTCGATGTCCGACTGACCACCCCGATCACCCAATCCAAGTGGCAGGTGATTCGTGTCGGCCTCTCGGCGGTAACGGGGGCTTCTCGCGGCGGGCTGACGGGCAAAGGCAGTTGCACCTTCGCCTACCCGAGCGGTGAGGGGTGGGAAGCGCGCACCCAGGCGATTTCACCCGCGGGTGTCGTGGTGGTTGGCAACACGTTGCGATCCGGCGACTGGTATGACGTGCGGGTCCAGATCTTCCCCGATGGAACCTGCGGCATGGCGATCAATGGCATTCCGGTGGGTCGGAGCGAGACCGCCGTTGCGCCACGTGATTCGGTCGCAGTCTCCATCGAAGGCCAGACCGTGGGCTCGCAGCTGCTCGTCGGCCCCCTGAAAGTCTGGTCCGGCGTCCCGGGCGACATTGACTGGTCCAAGCTCCCGCCGAACCCCAAACCGCGCTAG
- the asd gene encoding aspartate-semialdehyde dehydrogenase, producing the protein MTKIPVAILGATGTVGQKFITLLAEHPWFEIVQLAASAERVGKRFGDEVRWRESTPLPESVANIRLTACEPGHGAKIAFSALDAAIAREVEPAFARAGAVVVSNASAFRMEPDVPLLIPEVNAAHLGLIPRQRRERGWTGAIIVNPNCSTAALVTAIAPLHHAFLLRVAAVATLQAASGAGYPGVPSLDLLGNVIPYIGGEEEKIEAETAKILGRLHNEEIHHAAINVSAMVHRVPVVDGHMVSASLGFEREPSIEEAIAVLEGFRGDATVAALPSSPALPIEVDRRADRPQSRLDLNRGNGMTVTVGRVRPCPLHHLRLVALGHNLVRGAAGAAVQNAELAVSSGLLG; encoded by the coding sequence ATGACCAAGATTCCTGTCGCCATTCTCGGTGCCACCGGCACCGTCGGCCAGAAGTTTATCACCCTCCTCGCCGAGCACCCCTGGTTCGAGATCGTCCAGCTCGCCGCCTCGGCCGAACGCGTCGGCAAGCGCTTCGGCGATGAGGTCCGCTGGCGCGAGTCGACGCCGCTGCCCGAGTCGGTGGCAAACATCAGGCTCACGGCCTGCGAGCCCGGTCACGGCGCCAAGATCGCTTTTTCGGCGCTCGATGCCGCGATCGCCCGCGAGGTCGAGCCCGCCTTCGCGCGCGCAGGCGCCGTGGTGGTCAGCAACGCCTCCGCGTTCCGGATGGAGCCCGATGTGCCGCTCCTCATTCCGGAAGTGAATGCGGCGCATCTGGGGCTCATTCCGCGGCAGCGTCGCGAACGAGGCTGGACCGGCGCCATTATCGTGAATCCCAACTGCTCAACGGCGGCACTGGTGACGGCTATCGCGCCGCTGCACCACGCCTTCCTGCTCCGGGTTGCTGCCGTGGCAACGCTACAGGCGGCCAGCGGCGCCGGCTACCCAGGAGTTCCATCACTCGACCTGCTCGGCAATGTGATTCCCTACATCGGTGGCGAGGAAGAGAAGATCGAGGCTGAGACCGCCAAGATCCTCGGACGGCTGCACAACGAGGAGATTCATCACGCCGCGATCAACGTCAGCGCGATGGTGCATCGCGTGCCGGTCGTTGATGGTCATATGGTGAGCGCATCGCTCGGCTTCGAGCGTGAGCCGAGCATTGAAGAGGCGATCGCCGTACTCGAGGGCTTCCGCGGCGATGCGACCGTGGCGGCCCTGCCCAGTTCACCGGCGCTGCCGATCGAGGTGGATCGCCGAGCGGATCGGCCGCAGTCGCGACTCGACCTCAATCGCGGCAACGGGATGACGGTGACGGTGGGTCGGGTGCGGCCGTGCCCGCTGCATCATCTGCGACTGGTGGCGCTGGGACACAATCTGGTGCGAGGTGCGGCAGGCGCCGCGGTGCAGAATGCCGAACTCGCGGTGAGCTCAGGCCTGCTGGGGTAG
- a CDS encoding TerC family protein, with translation MLGSVHSPTVWLGFSGVILVLLVLDLGVLNRKSHVLTPGEAARWSGSLVLLALLFCGFLWWSEGSRHGLEFLTGYVIELSLSVDNLFVFILVFQYFDVPAKLQPKVLKWGILGAIVMRAIMIGLGALLLQRFSWIIYLFGGILVFTGIRMYLAKAEDTMDLERNPVVRIVRKFLPVSKAYRDDKFIARTRNGWLATPLLLVLLVVEWADLVFAIDSIPAIFAITRDPFIVYSSNIFAILGLRALFFLLAHAMETFVYLKPGVAVILVFVGVKMVISAWVHIPILISLGVIVGVLSGAIWLSMRQSGTASYLPE, from the coding sequence GTGCTCGGCAGCGTGCACTCGCCCACAGTCTGGCTCGGCTTCAGCGGAGTCATTCTCGTCCTGCTGGTGCTCGATCTCGGCGTCCTGAATCGCAAGTCGCACGTGCTCACCCCGGGGGAGGCCGCGCGCTGGAGCGGCTCCCTCGTGCTCCTCGCCCTGCTCTTCTGCGGCTTTCTCTGGTGGAGTGAAGGCTCGCGCCACGGCCTCGAATTCCTCACCGGTTACGTGATCGAGCTGTCGCTTTCGGTCGACAACCTCTTTGTTTTCATCCTCGTCTTCCAGTATTTCGATGTGCCCGCGAAGCTCCAGCCCAAGGTGCTCAAGTGGGGCATCCTCGGCGCAATCGTCATGCGGGCCATCATGATCGGCCTCGGCGCCCTGCTGCTGCAGCGCTTCAGCTGGATCATCTATCTCTTTGGCGGCATCCTGGTCTTTACCGGGATCCGGATGTACCTCGCGAAGGCCGAAGACACGATGGACCTCGAGCGCAATCCGGTGGTCCGGATTGTCCGCAAGTTCCTGCCGGTCTCGAAGGCGTATCGCGATGACAAATTCATCGCGCGCACCCGAAACGGCTGGCTTGCCACGCCGCTCCTGCTCGTCCTGCTGGTGGTGGAATGGGCCGATCTTGTCTTCGCCATTGACTCGATTCCGGCCATCTTCGCGATCACCCGCGATCCGTTCATCGTCTACTCGTCGAACATCTTCGCGATCCTCGGCCTCCGCGCCCTCTTCTTCCTGCTCGCCCACGCGATGGAAACCTTCGTCTACCTGAAGCCGGGCGTTGCCGTCATCCTGGTCTTCGTGGGCGTCAAGATGGTGATTTCGGCGTGGGTACATATCCCGATCCTGATTTCGCTCGGGGTCATCGTGGGCGTGCTCAGCGGCGCCATCTGGCTCTCGATGCGGCAGAGCGGCACGGCCAGTTACCTTCCCGAATGA